The Desulfovibrio porci DNA segment ATCGCCTACTTATTTCGACGGCAAACCCCACATCAGCGAAGTGGTTTACAGGATTATTCCGGACGGCGCCACCATGTTCATGGAAACCCGCGCCGGGCGTCTGGATGTCATGGACCTGAGCCCGCTCCAGTATCTGCGGCAGACCTCCGGCCCGCTCTGGGAAGAACGTTTTCACAAATATCGCTATCTGGCTTCGGTCTATGTCTTTCTGGGCTTCAATCTGGAACATCCCTTTTTCAAGGATATCCGGGTGCGCCGGGCCGTTTCCATGGCCATCGACCGCGACGAGATCGTCAAGGGCGTGCTGCTGGGGCAGGGCGTACCGGCCTTCGGGCCGTTCAAGCCCGGTTCCTGGGCCTATCACCCCACGCTCAAGCCCGTGGCCCGGGATGTGGCGGCGGCCCGCGCCCTGCTGGCCGAGGCCGGTTTCAGGGATACGGACGGCGACGGCGTGCTGGACAAGGACGGCAGGCCCCTGGCCTTCACCATCCTGACCAATCAGGGCAACGAGCAGCGCATTCTCACGGCCACGGTGATCCAGTCCCAGCTCCGGGCCGTGGGCATCGACGTGCGCATCCGCACGGTGGAGTGGGCGGCCTTTATCCGCGAATTCGTCAACAAGGGCCGCTTTGACGCCGTGATTCTGGGCTGGACCATCACCCAGGACCCGGACATTTTTCAGGTCTGGCATTCCTCCCAGGCCCATGACGGCGGCCTGAACTTCACTCACTATAAAAATCCCGAACTGGACCGCCTGCTGGAAGAGGCGCGCGCCACGCCGGATCAGGCCGTGCGCGCGCGCCTGTACGCCAGGGTTCAGGAAATCCTGGCCGATGACCAGCCCTACTGCTTTTTGTTCGTACCTTACGCCCTGCCCGTGGTGCAGCGCCGTTTCATGGGCATCCGGCCGGCTCTGGCCGGGATCATGTACAATTTCGA contains these protein-coding regions:
- a CDS encoding peptide-binding protein translates to MKKIFLIPAVIFSLWLGAFCPPEARQAFAAADVSRDMPVEDAPRAAGNGTPAGESYGDRILFGSIGEASNLIPYLTSDSASHEVADMLYVAPLRYNKDLQPEPWAAESWSMEEGGRLMRFTLRKGILWEDGRELTAEDVAFTYKLIIDPATGSPYAEDFLRIKELRVLDRYRFEVRYEQFFARAVSSWMSPILPKHILEGQNIRETPFARKPVGAGPYRLKSWEPGSRITLTASPTYFDGKPHISEVVYRIIPDGATMFMETRAGRLDVMDLSPLQYLRQTSGPLWEERFHKYRYLASVYVFLGFNLEHPFFKDIRVRRAVSMAIDRDEIVKGVLLGQGVPAFGPFKPGSWAYHPTLKPVARDVAAARALLAEAGFRDTDGDGVLDKDGRPLAFTILTNQGNEQRILTATVIQSQLRAVGIDVRIRTVEWAAFIREFVNKGRFDAVILGWTITQDPDIFQVWHSSQAHDGGLNFTHYKNPELDRLLEEARATPDQAVRARLYARVQEILADDQPYCFLFVPYALPVVQRRFMGIRPALAGIMYNFDKWWVPKALQRYEVVE